In Penicillium oxalicum strain HP7-1 chromosome VII, whole genome shotgun sequence, one DNA window encodes the following:
- a CDS encoding tRNA (guanine(37)-N1)-methyltransferase, with amino-acid sequence MFRPPVNRAMKTLDRSFFRKTVPLAAAKIFEKSQISSVRQALGKNHDLLALPRLNVIREFKEQDGAIRKGLLLREDIKVDDKATWSPVINELVQKGTVAVTPYDLELDYDYWSYAEIASSILPEEMEEVPQGFTQVGHVLHLNLREHWLPYKHIIAEVLKDKNPTIRTVINKTEDVGSHSQFRTFPFELLAGDADMNVIQHEQDCEFRFDYSRVYWNSRLETEHRRLVDTFGAGQMVCDVMAGVGPFAVPAGRKRIFVWANDLNPHGYEVMQDATVRNKVQDFVTPFNQDGRDFIRFAAKALLESEPVTVTIKSKARREKKGKANDGKPIEQPPDQIYTRPRFVDHYVMNLPATAIEFLDAFQGLYTGKEELFAPHTKQTLPMIHVYCFSGNSDNEVDDHKDVCERVSERIGFTITPEDRVGGSGDQSIELNIHNVRLVSPKKQMFCASFRLPPEVAFRKV; translated from the exons ATGTTTCGCCCCCCCGTCAACCGGGCGATGAAAACGCTCGATCGGTCCTTTTTCCGCAAAACTGTGCCCCTCGCTGCCGCCAAGATCTTCGAAAAGTCGCAAATCTCAAGCGTGCGTCAAGCGCTCGGCAAAAACCACGATCTCCTAGCTCTTCCCCGACTCAACGTCATTCGCGAGTTCAAGGAGCAGGATGGTGCTATCCGCAAAGGCCTCCTGCTACGAGAAGACATCAAGGTGGATG ACAAGGCAACTTGGTCGCCGGTCATCAATGAGCTCGTGCAGAAAGGGACTGTCGCAGTGACGCCCTACGACCTGGAACTGGATTATGACTACTGGAGCTACG CTGAAATCGCTAGTTCGATTCTtccggaggagatggaagaggtgcCTCAAGGATTCACGCAAGTGGGGCATGTCT TACACCTGAACCTCCGAGAACACTGGCTCCCGTATAAACATATCATTGCAGAGGTCCTGAAGGACAAGAATCCTACAATCCGCACGGTCATTAACAAAACCGAAGATGTTGGCTCGCACAGCCAGTTCCGCACATTCCCTTTCGAGCTGCTCGCGGGTGATGCCGACATGAATGTGATCCAGCACGAGCAAGATTGCGAATTCAGATTTGATTACTCTCGGGTATACTGGAACAGTCGCCTGGAGACCGAGCATCGTCGTCTGGTAGACACCTTCGGAGCCGGTCAAATGGTTTGCGATGTGATGGCTGGAGTTGGACCCTTTGCCGTCCCGGCGGGCCGGAAGCGCATTTTTGTCTGGGCCAACGATTTGAACCCCCACGGCTATGAGGTGATGCAGGATGCAACTGTACGCAACAAAGTGCAGGATTTTGTTACACCATTTAATCAAGATGGACGCGATTTCATCCGTTTCGCGGCCAAGGCACTCCTCGAGAGTGAACCGGTCACTGTCACGATCAAATCAAAGGCccggagagagaagaagggcaaagCAAACGACGGCAAGCCTATTGAGCAGCCACCGGATCAGATTTATACCCGTCCCCGTTTTGTTGACCACTACGTGATGAATCTGCCAGCGACCGCCATCGAGTTCTTGGATGCTTTCCAGGGCCTGTACACtggcaaagaagagcttTTTGCACCCCACACCAAGCAGACCCTTCCCATGATCCACGTCTACTGCTTCTCCGGCAACTCTGACAACGAGGTGGATGATCACAAGGACGTTTGCGAGCGTGTGTCGGAGCGCATTGGGTTTACCATCACACCGGAAGACCGAGTCGGTGGGTCTGGTGATCAATCCATTGAACTGAACATTCACAACGTGCGCCTGGTCAGTCCCAAAAAGCAAATGTTCTGCGCAAGCTTCCGCCTGCCACCAGAGGTTGCATTCCGGAAGGTTTAG
- a CDS encoding DNA-directed RNA polymerase II subunit rpb4 has protein sequence MSVQLPPATHRKRALPQGELEAASQLKLGADQHTHTLSLSEARLVIHKVLENKRRGGGKYEEPENLTKTLDYLDVFARFKDEENIKAVERLLNSHTELEMFERSQLGSLCCDNAEEAKSLIPSLQNKISDSELQELLDELTKLRNFTE, from the exons ATGAGCGTTCAACTCCCGCCCGCGACACACCGGAAGCGCGCTCTCCCCCAAGGCGAGCTTGAAGCCGCCTCTCAGCTCAAACTTGGCGCCGATCAGCACACACATACACTCTCGCTTTCCGAAGCGCGTCTCGTCATTCACAAGGTGTTGGAGAATAAGCGCCGGGGAGGAGGCAAATATGAAGAGCCAGA GAACTTGACGAAAACGCTCGATTATTTGGACGTGTTTGCCCGGTtcaaggacgaggagaacATCAAGGCGGTGGAACGGTTATTGAACTCGCACACGGAGCTGGAGATGTTTGAGAGATCGCAACTGG GAAGCTTATGCTGCGACAATGCCGAAGAGGCCAAGTCCCTTATCCCCAGTTTGCAAAACAAGATTTCCGACAGCGAGCTTCAGGAGCTCTTGGATGAACTGACCAAGCTGCGTAACTTCACCGAATAA
- a CDS encoding Ribosome biogenesis protein nsa2, translating to MPQNEYIERWQKQHGKRLDHDERVRKRQAREGHKQSHDAQNLRGLRAKLYQQKRHKEKIQMKKRIKAQEEKNVKSSAPDEPSQTPLPQYLLDRSQATNAKALSSAIKDKRAEKAAKFAVPLPKVKGISEEEMFKVVNTGKKTHKKSWKRMITKPTFVGNDFTRRPVKYERFIRPMGLRYKKANVTHPELGVTVQLPILSVKKNPNNPLFTQLGVLTKGTIIEVNVSELGLVTTTGKVVWGKWAQITNVPENDGCVNAVLLV from the exons ATG CCTCAGAACGA GTATATCGAGCGCTGGCAGAAGCAGCATGGTAAGCGGCTGGATCACGATGAGCGTGTCCGCAAGCGCCAGGCTCGTGAGGGCCACAAGCAATCACACGATGCCCAGAACCTGCGCGGTCTCCGGGCCAAGCTGTACCAGCAGAAGCGCCACAAGGAGAAGATTCAGATGAAGAAGCGCATCAAGGcccaggaagagaagaacgTCAAGTCTTCCGCTCCCGACGAGCCTTCCCAGACTCCTCTGCCCCAGTACCTGCTCGACCGGTCTCAGGCTACCAACGCCAAAGCCTTGTCCAGTGCCATCAAGGACAAGCGAGCTGAGAAGGCGGCCAAGTTTGCCGTGCCTTTGCCCAAGGTCAAGGGTATCAGTGAGGAGGAGATGTTCAAGGTGGTCAACACCGGAAAGAAGACCCACAAGAAGTCCTGGAAGCGGATGATCACAAAGCCTACTTTCGTTGGCAATGATTTCACTCGTCGCCCCGTCAAGTACGAGCGATTCATTCGTCCCATGGGTCTGCGTTATAAGAAGGCCAATGTTACTCA CCCCGAACTCGGTGTGACTGTGCAACTGCCAATTCTCTCCGTCAAGAAGAACCCCAACAaccctctcttcactcaGCTGGGTGTTTTGACCAAGGGTACCATCATCGAGGTTAACGTTTCAGAGTTGGGTCttgtcaccaccaccggtaAGGTGGTTTGGGGTAAATGGGCACAAATCACGAACGTGCCCGAGAACGATGGCTGTGTGAACGC TGTTCTCCTCGTTTAA